The following are encoded together in the Lathyrus oleraceus cultivar Zhongwan6 chromosome 3, CAAS_Psat_ZW6_1.0, whole genome shotgun sequence genome:
- the LOC127128983 gene encoding ADP-ribosylation factor-like protein 2: protein MGLLTIIRKIKKKEKEMRILMVGLDNSGKTTIVLKINGEDTSVISPTLGFNIKTIAYQKYTLNIWDVGGQKTIRSYWRNYFEQTDGLVWVVDSSDLRRLDDCKMELDNLLKEERLSGASLLILANKQDIKGALAPDEIAKVSLILSGSFSLT from the exons ATGGGTCTTCTCACCATCATTAGAAAAATCAAAAAGAAGGAAAAGGAAATGCGAATTCTTATGGT TGGGTTGGACAATTCTGGAAAAACTACAATCGTTTTGAAGATTAATGGGGAGGACACTAGTGTCATTAGTCCTACCCTTGGCTTCAACATCAAAACCATCGCCTACCAAAA GTACACTCTAAATATATGGGATGTTGGAGGCCAAAAAACAATTCGATCTTACTGGAGAAACTACTTTGAGCAAACAGATGGTTTAGTTTGGGTAGTTGACAGTTCAGATCTTAGAAGGTTGGATGATTGCAAAATGGAGCTAGATAACCTTCTAAAGGAAGAG AGACTATCTGGAGCATCCTTACTAATTCTAGCAAATAAACAAGATATTAAAGGTGCCCTTGCACCCGATGAAATAGCTAAGGTAAGCTTAATTTTATCCGGGTCTTTTTCTCTTACCTAA
- the LOC127125760 gene encoding uncharacterized protein LOC127125760 isoform X1 has translation MSIFSPTSSTLPYHSPISSPCFSRFVTASFGRRIRRRSRRHNKLKPSIPTTTTTTTSFEPKLEAVIDLTIFPSFHSNIRQFVSSGEAAYRDLQTLFTLDENRRVVVSCRPSTIHFVGTSAALTLVAFSVFRVLIELVSRLAPWRRNASGYGKSMVRRDRSLGGKEVVVGLGSRSGVTAPIKRSLKNNKVAVQRKLPKWWPIVNNPNHSDFDFDLNEQEEYRRDAYRLVRGKDTLLISLLFSIL, from the exons ATGTCGATTTTTTCTCCCACTTCTTCCACTCTTCCTTATCATTCTCCAATTTCATCACCATGCTTTTCCCGCTTCGTCACCGCTTCATTCGGCCGTCGCATCCGCCGCCGCAGCCGCCGTCACAACAAACTCAAACCTTCCATCCCTACCACCACCACAACCACAACCTCTTTCGAACCCAAGCTCGAAGCCGTAATAGACCTCACAATCTTCCCTTCCTTCCATTCCAACATTCGTCAATTCGTTTCCTCCGGTGAAGCGGCATACCGCGATTTACAGACCTTGTTCACTCTCGACGAAAATCGCAGAGTCGTCGTTTCGTGCCGGCCTTCCACTATTCACTTCGTCGGAACTTCAGCTGCTTTGACTCTCGTAGCGTTTTCTGTTTTTAGAGTATTGATTGAATTGGTTTCTAGGTTAGCGCCGTGGCGGCGAAACGCGTCTGGTTATGGTAAATCTATGGTGCGCAGAGACCGGAGTCTTGGAGGGAAAGAGGTGGTTGTTGGATTGGGTTCCAGGAGCGGCGTTACGGCGCCGATTAAGCGGTCTTTGAAGAACAATAAGGTTGCAGTTCAAAGGAAATTGCCGAAATGGTGGCCAATTGTTAATAATCCCAATCACAGTGATTTTGATTTTGACCTAAATGAGCAAGAAGAATACAGAAGAGATGCTTACAGACTGGTTCGAG GTAAAGACACTCTTCTAATTTCTCTACTGTTTTCCATCCTTTAA
- the LOC127125760 gene encoding uncharacterized protein LOC127125760 isoform X2, with translation MSIFSPTSSTLPYHSPISSPCFSRFVTASFGRRIRRRSRRHNKLKPSIPTTTTTTTSFEPKLEAVIDLTIFPSFHSNIRQFVSSGEAAYRDLQTLFTLDENRRVVVSCRPSTIHFVGTSAALTLVAFSVFRVLIELVSRLAPWRRNASGYGKSMVRRDRSLGGKEVVVGLGSRSGVTAPIKRSLKNNKVAVQRKLPKWWPIVNNPNHSDFDFDLNEQEEYRRDAYRLVKTLF, from the exons ATGTCGATTTTTTCTCCCACTTCTTCCACTCTTCCTTATCATTCTCCAATTTCATCACCATGCTTTTCCCGCTTCGTCACCGCTTCATTCGGCCGTCGCATCCGCCGCCGCAGCCGCCGTCACAACAAACTCAAACCTTCCATCCCTACCACCACCACAACCACAACCTCTTTCGAACCCAAGCTCGAAGCCGTAATAGACCTCACAATCTTCCCTTCCTTCCATTCCAACATTCGTCAATTCGTTTCCTCCGGTGAAGCGGCATACCGCGATTTACAGACCTTGTTCACTCTCGACGAAAATCGCAGAGTCGTCGTTTCGTGCCGGCCTTCCACTATTCACTTCGTCGGAACTTCAGCTGCTTTGACTCTCGTAGCGTTTTCTGTTTTTAGAGTATTGATTGAATTGGTTTCTAGGTTAGCGCCGTGGCGGCGAAACGCGTCTGGTTATGGTAAATCTATGGTGCGCAGAGACCGGAGTCTTGGAGGGAAAGAGGTGGTTGTTGGATTGGGTTCCAGGAGCGGCGTTACGGCGCCGATTAAGCGGTCTTTGAAGAACAATAAGGTTGCAGTTCAAAGGAAATTGCCGAAATGGTGGCCAATTGTTAATAATCCCAATCACAGTGATTTTGATTTTGACCTAAATGAGCAAGAAGAATACAGAAGAGATGCTTACAGACTG GTAAAGACACTCTTCTAA
- the LOC127130025 gene encoding uncharacterized protein LOC127130025 — protein sequence MDERGADKAKAEIALQARFNEKNKRSEGKFAHSTSEKAEISSKDSGHSNGFKKRDVSKVQCYKCRKFGHFANSCRGKSNKNHNNEAKVAREEVDDEDTLLVMITEESYGITDVPGSNYSSDSLRDSSCTVPENSEKMHSDRSALVTVRDGVQGRDEWYLDSDCSTHMTGRKYWFVQINQAAKSKVKFADDTTLSAEGVGDVLIGKRNDGHSRIKDVLYIPGIKYNLLSIGQLLERGYKIRLEDKILRVLDSNGVLILKALMAANRTFKVELKVMEHRCLATATSRDEWLWHYRLGHLNFRDLRKL from the exons ATGGATGAGAGAGGCGCTGACAAAGCCAAAGCGGAGATTGCTTTGCAAGCGCGTTTCAATGAAAAGAATAAGAGGTCGGAAGGAAAATTTGCG CATTCGACGAGTGAAAAGGCTGAAATTAGCTCCAAAGATAGTGGTCATAGCAATGGTTTTAAGAAGCGTGATGTGAGTAAGGTGCAATGCTACAAGTGCAGAAAGTTTGGACACTTTGCAAATTCGTGTCGTGGTAAATCAAATAAGAATCACAATAATGAAGCCAAGGTTGCTAGGGAAGAGGTAGATGATGAGGACACACTTCTAGTAATGATCACAGAGGAGAGTTATGGCATTACGGATGTTCCGGGAAGCAACTACAGTAGTGACAGTTTGCGAGACAGCAGCTGTACCGTTCCAGAAAATAGCGAGAAAATGCATTCGGATCGAAGTGCATTGGTTACCGTTCGTGATGGAGTCCAAGGGAGAGATGAGTGGTACTTGGATTCCGATTGTTCAACACATATGACGGGTCGAAAATATTGGTTTGTGCAAATCAATCAAGCGGCAAAAAGTAAAGTCAAATTTGCCGACGACACCACTTTAAGCGCCGAAGGGGTAGGAGATGTTTTGATCGGAAAAAGGAATGATGGACATTCAAGGATCAAAGATGTCTTGTATATACCGGGAATTAAGTATAATCTTTTAAGCATTGGCCAATTACTTGAAAGAGGATACAAAATTCGTTTGGAAGACAAGATTTTACGCGTTTTGGATTCAAATGGTGTGTTGATTCTAAAAGCGCTGATGGCTGCCAATAGAACCTTTAAGGTTGAGTTAAAGGTTATGGAGCATCGTTGTCTAGCTACCGCGACAAGTAGAGATGAGTGGTTATGGCATTACCGTCTTGGTCACCTTAATTTTAGGGATCTAAGAAAGTTGTAA
- the LOC127130026 gene encoding kinesin-like protein KIN-12B: MLPRNPIARDTAELPSSSSPSSSAKTRPSSRKHKPSKENDPPSDHNIIVPYSPSHVKSKSPLPPRPPSSNPLKRKLALDTIAAENSLPATTDSGVKVIVRMRPLRKDKDEGDPIVQKISGDSLSINGRTFTFDSVADVEATQLDIFEHVGVPLVENCLAGFNSSVFAYGQTGSGKTYTMWGPANSLAEENVAKEQQGLTPCVFERLFARIKEEQTKHSDQQLNYQCNCSFLEIYNEQVTDLLDPSQRNLQIREDVKSGVYVENLTENQVSTMEDVTQ, encoded by the exons ATGCTTCCAAGAAACCCAATAGCGAGGGACACAGCAGAGCTTCCATCTTCATCAAGCCCTAGCAGCTCCGCCAAAACCAGACCTTCTTCTCGCAAACACAAACCCTCCAAAGAAAACGATCCTCCTTCAGATCACAACATCATCGTCCCTTACTCCCCCTCCCATGTCAAATCCAAGAGTCCGTTACCACCAAGACCTCCTTCTTCCAACCCTCTCAAACGCAAACTTGCTCTCGACACCATCGCCGCCGAAAATTCACTCCCGGCAACTACCGATTCCGGCGTTAAG GTTATTGTGAGGATGAGGCCGTTGCGGAAGGATAAGGACGAAGGAGATCCTATAGTTCAGAAGATTTCTGGTGATTCGTTATCAATTAATGGCCGTACTTTCACCTTTGATTCTGTTGCTGATGTTGAAGCTACTCAG CTTGACATTTTTGAGCATGTTGGGGTTCCTTTGGTGGAGAATTGTTTGGCTGGTTTCAATAGTTCTGTCTTTGCTTATGGACAG ACGGGGAGTGGGAAAACGTATACTATGTGGGGTCCTGCCAATTCTTTGGCTGAAGAAAATGTAGCAAAAGAGCAACAAGGACTTACACCCTGTGTTTTTGAGAGACTGTTTGCGCGCATAAAGGAA GAGCAAACAAAGCATTCTGATCAACAGCTCAATTATCAGTGCAACTGCTCTTTTCTTGAG ATATACAATGAACAGGTCACAGATCTGTTGGATCCGAGTCAAAGGAACCTTCAG ATTAGAGAAGATGTCAAATCAGGTGTGTATGTTGAGAATCTTACAGAGAATCAAGTGTCTACAATGGAGGATGTTACTCAGTAA